The Etheostoma spectabile isolate EspeVRDwgs_2016 chromosome 9, UIUC_Espe_1.0, whole genome shotgun sequence DNA segment catagaaCAGCTGGAGAGACAATAGGCCTGAATGGNNNNNNNNNNGAGACTTGTAAACAGAAAACAGAGGCTTCCTTGGCATTACAGATGAATACTGACAACACACAAAGCGGCTGATTTAGAAGAGCATGTACTGACTTTAACTTCATCCAAAGAAAACCTAATTTGTGAAGCTGCAGTCTGGAGGAAAAGACGAAACTATCCTACCTGAACCCGCAGCTCATCTTCCGCCTCCTCCCCCCGTCCTCCTCCCCCCGTCCTCCCCCAGGTAGGGAGGAGCTGGTTCTACCTTGACATAGTGTGAGTTGAAAATGGCGTTATAGTCGGACTTTATAGCGCTTTCACCGACACATATTCACAGTAAGTTTATCTTTGATACTTAACGGTCGGATTGTCACTTCATTAGACAAACGTGTTTAAGCTAGCTAGCGATAAATAAAcgatgtcaatgtcaattttaattctatagcacatttaaaaacaacagttgaccaaagtgctgaacagggtcgatgtcaaatacataaataacaagtgtaaaaaaattaCTAAAACCAAGTAGtacatcacagggagacaaacaacactgGGCACTTTTAAGCCAAGACGACGCTGCCATGTCaatgtttttctccctttttgacCACTTTTGAAAGTACAGAGCTGCTTTAAAAAAGCTTCCTTGTTAAAACAAAGAAGAGGCGGTTTTTGGTTAGTTTTTAATTACTAGCTTAATAGGCTAGTTAGCCACTCTTTGATGATACGATGTTTAGCTACTTTTTACGGTTCTGACGTCAGCTATAACGTGGGTTGCTATGGTTTCTTCTTTGAAATGAAcgtaaaaaatatgtataaatatatccGTAACATACCTTTTTTAAGAGGATAagtgttttattgtgtagtATCTTTTACAGTTTCTGTATTGTTCAAAGGTAATTTCTGTGTCCACGCGTATCGGTTTCGGTATGAGCCAGCCGTCCGGTTCCAACCGGGGACACCGGGACAGAAACGGAGACCACCATCACCGGGACTCATCACACGGTTACAGACGGTCATCACCGGACGACAGGTGTGGTAATATGCAGTCAGTAAAGACCAAAGTATCCACAGGTGTTCCTCTAATATTATAGGCTGTTTTATCCAACCTGTGTATCCTGagttcataaataaaatatgaataacatGGGTGGAAGTGTAGTTTAAGACTGATTTATTTAGTATCTAGCCTACTCCaagtttttaaatctgtttttaatatttttacctAACTCAACTTTATTAATAGcacagaacaaaataaaatcccagatgcaaaaagagaaatacactaatttatttttttataatggtttaaaatacaaaaaatgtatccataaagacaaaaaacacctGGAAATATGATCTATAACTATTGACATTACCAAGGATCATTCACAAGGATGTAGTTAATGTAGTTTATTTAAACCTACACAGCATCAATCCcacaatatattattattattattattattattattattattattataacaggacacattattgtttttgtaagtTCAGTCAGTATTCTCAGAGACTATAGATTAGTAACTGTAGTTCATTGGTATCTAATTTATTTAaggctctttttgttttgtttgtcaccTACTTCCTTGAATGTTATCtcattttgtatgtatttatctatctatctatctatctatctatctatctatctatctatctgctcTATTTGTCTATTTGTAAAGAAACTTTGAAAACTATTGAAAAGAATAAGCTATAAACCAAGATAAAGATATTGAAAACAAGAAGATAATGCTTTTGAAACAGAGATAAACTGTTGAAACAAGATGATCATTTTACCTAATGTAACAttacacaaaagtaaaaaatggcCTTGGGTTTTGaccattttttgtgtgtgtgtatgtatgtgtgtgtatattatatatatatatatatatatatatatatatatatatatatatatatatatatatttttttttttccaggtacAATAAAACTACTGAATTACTGTTGTAATATaaactaaaaaatgaaaaaaacatgttcattttGTCAACAATAACAAGCAAAAGTGGTGGATAACTGTGTcgttatgtgtgtctgtgctgcagCTCTTCCTCTCGAGCCCCGTACTACCCCAGAGAAGGAAACTCCCCTCCCAAACCCAAACATGTGCGGCAGGTCTCTCGAGTGGAGCCCCACGAGTCTAAATGCTCGCAGATTTGCTCCAGGAGAGGTGAGTCCCGATCAAAGGGGAAGTATCTGGGTCGACTGTAAACCAGACTCCTGCGTCACAGGGCGGACTTTGGTTTCACTCCCGTTGCAGCTCAGTCCTTCTGTGGAAACTGGACGGACTGGTTTTACGATGTTTACAGGCCTCTTTTCTAAGAAGTTACACTTTGGTGGGGAGTAAGCTGATAACCTGAAACCCGAGTCTATTAGATAAATCACACACTcccaaggccacacccccagcctccaccttgccccccccccccccaccccggttctcctcaatagctacagactgagAAATTGCACATACAAGGAAAGCTCAtggtgggactggctctagtggctgtgatTCTACACctaggctgaattttgggaaagagactagatacagtattaggggaccactaaggtctataaaagagactttcagatacagtattaggggaccactaggtctatataaaatagacttcagatacagtattagggacactaaggtctatataaagagacttcagatcagtattaggggaccactaaggtctatctaaaGGATCAgcgattagggaccactaggtctatataaagagcttcagatacagtattaggggaccactaaggttatataaagaggacttcagatacagtatattagtccctggctggtcgtcatagcaggaactgccgtgacctaatgtgacacacatacacacacacaacccacacacacacacccacacacacaccacacacacacacaaacgtatgTTGTTTTTGATCTCTGCGTGTTTGCCACATCCAGAAGGCAAATTAGTTTCAAAAGTaactggaggcagcaaaaacaaacaacgattctctccgaccaatcagcagtctgcaggttttcacgtcaccttttggtatcgcctcagctcgcttggaacctcgactgaggtagtactacaaaaagtacctgttagcaggtaccagggactttttgtaatggaaaacctaCAAGACCTATTTAAAAGCATCCACAGAGCACTGTGTCCTCAAACTTGTTTCTGTCTTGTACACCCTAGCAGGGAAGGAGCACGGCCTCCTTTGTATACCGATTCACACGGTGCTAGTATTACCTGGGGACAGGGGCGTGCACAGGTATGGGCTATTGTTGCCTGGGCAACTGCCCATTTTGCCCTGATTGGCTTAGCTGCCCCTCTGGTGAAAGACCCTATatctatttttctcttttttttttctttttttttctgtggtggcTACATTATTATTACGATAATACTGAAgtgaaatcaaattaaatcacTCTATATCATCCAATCACGCCCTCAGCGATGCCCTCTGCCCCCGGTCACATGACTTTGTTTACATTCTCACACACGGATCACCGCAAATAAAAGAGGGAAAGCCAAGCCTTCCTGCCTTCACGTACGTTTTTAAAGTTATGGAGATTATGAAAAATGCCCAGTGAATAGTAACCAAGCCTTTTCTCCAGATTAGAGCAATGGCCCCTCCAAATGTCTGTGCACGTCCCTGCCTGGGACCAATCACTGCGGAGGTCGCCTGCGTGTCGCCTTAATCCCGTGTGACTCTGCCATGTctgtaatttaaattaaaactagTTTCCAAGTTATTTTCTAGTTAAAACTCGCCCCAATATTTAGCCAATCACAGAGGTTGTGTGATGATATAAGTCCTCGGCATCCTGGTGATCCGGGGTTGTATTGGCTGCGTCTACAAACAGACTCGGACTCTGCTGCTAGAATCCTCCCTGGTACCAGATCACCTGAACACATCACACCCATCCTCATCAGTCTACCCCGGCTCCCTGTGCACACCCATATTGAATTTAAGACCCTCCTCATCACCTCCAAAGCCCCCCATAATCTCACACCCAGCTACATTTCTGACCCCCTACCAGGCCATGTTCCTTCTTGCTCCCTCCGCTCTTCCTCGACCGGCCTCCTTGACACCCCCCCACCTCGACCGGCCTCCTTGACACCCCCCCACATTCCCCATCCCCACCCTGGGGGACAGGGCCTTCAGCTGCTCCAAACCAGGACTCTGGAATGCCCCTCCCCTCCCACCCCCTcgcctcccctcctctcccacATTTGACAGGCAGACAGTCAATTCGACCTGCCTTTTTTAAGGAAGCTTTTAATCTTCATGTCTTCGTCGTAGCCTACTGCGTCGCCATAGAAACCCTCCAGacgcacttttttttttactcacacacactcatgcttTTCTTACATATTTTTAGCACTTTTCAGATGTCTATTTTCTATGAAGCTACACGTATTCTATTGTATTTTATGCCCTCTTAAACATGTAACATGTCTTTGTGTATCTAGAAAGGCGTCCGGCGAATAAAATGTATCATAGTGTCATTATAGTTAAGCGCAATTATGAATGAACGTTTTGACAGAGCCTTTGCATCACATGCAGGGATAATGTCAGTGAATCGGAGTAAAATACAGACTTTGCTTATCCAGCGCAAATGGGCCGCACCAAACGCAGACATGNNNNNNNNNNGTTAACACTAGTCCTGTGAGTTAAGTAGGCTACTGGAGGTGTGAGAAAGACAACAAACTGTGCCTTGATCTGATTTTGTGATTGGGTTCACCGGTCTCCCGTGTCTCCCTCTAGGCATCGTGCTGATCGTCGCCGTGCTGACCAACAGCCTGGTCCTGATCTGCCTGATTGCGTCTCAGATGGTGACGTCGGGCATGTCCGCCATGGGCGGGATGGGCGGCTTCGACATCAACTCCAACTTCAACATGGAGGGCACCGAGATCCAGAAGGCGCGCGAGCTGGACATCCAGTACAGCCAGATGAGGGCGCCGGGCATGTACGGGGGCATCCCCTTCACCCTGATCCTCGGGGTCCTCTCGCTGCTGTTTGCAGTCGCCGGGAACAAGCCGCCCCACCTGATGTCCCGGAAGCTTCTGTACGGAGCGCTGGTGTTCCAGGCGGTGGGCGCCGTGGTGCTCGTGGTGGCCGTGGGGCTTTACCTGCACTTCATCGTCACCGTCAACTCCACCGACGTGTGTAAGCAGCGCGAGAGGCTGTACGCCCGCAACGGCTACACCTGGATGAACTGCAGCGTGAGTGGGGCGGACGCGGCCGTGGCTCTGTTCGGGATCATCACGGCCATCCTGTACGCCGTCGGCACGGCGCTCACCTTCCAGACCATCCGGGGAGTGAGGCGCTACCTGGAGGAGGGAAAGCGCAGAGAGGCGGAAAAACAGAAGGGCCGAGCCGAGGCCCAGAGATCCCCGCTGAGGGCTGAAACCATCTTTGTGTGAGAGGCCAGAACAGAGACCtaatctggggggggggggtctggatCCCAGAAACGGTTCGCAGGGTTCCCCCGTCTTAGCCGACTAATCAGTCGTTGTGtttttagtcatttaaaaaaaaaattcattaagAATGACTTATTCCCCAGAAATCTATGAGCAAATTTCTggtaaatacatttaaagttCTGCTTTTGTATGATTCTGTgtggagaaactcagttttaaaGATCTGTCGattaaatcaactaatcgatGCAATCATACGAGTCTCAGACAGCTAAGAATTTCTTTAGTCGAGGACAgcccttaaccctcgtgttgtcctcgggtcaaagttgacccatttaaaaagaaatgctttATCAGAAAAgttggtttctttcaaccaaattttcaaAGCAATAAGACGGAttgttccacacaacgctcttcacacGTTACAGAAATGATCAGCCCAATACTTTCTTTAAATATGGAAGTTTTAtgcaattttatagcattaacatttttgatttttatgaaagaacattgaaattagtgacaaaaatgtccacaaaagcttcaaaatgggggggggggggaaacaccaaaacgtcacaaggtgcagatttctttttttagggtTAAGATTAGTGGGTTGACAGGGTTCCTGTTATAATGAAGCAGGCTCACTTTTAACCAGGGTAGATCTCTGTAGAATAGATGTTACCAAGTTATGATGAGCATCAGATCGTTGGCTTCtatgcattatacattttttttcatgatatCTAAACCCAGTTAACTGAACCGGTTAGTAACCAGCTTCTTCAGCTGCAGTCATCCAGGCAGTGTGGTCGTACTCGAGATCGGTCTCGGTCTCAAACACTCCTTGAAGGTTTTGTGTCTAAATCAACTGCACTTCTCCTCAGTTTtggctcagaaaaaaaaaagaggactctggatttttatttcaaaaccaaTCAAGACCACAGCTGcctttttgattattttatcaaGGCATTTCTCATGATATGCTTATCGCAATTAAAGAGGTGGATGAAGAAGAATATTCATTTTTTAGTGGgtgtatttttagtttttttaaatgggaatGCAGATATTTCAGAGCAATTTGAAGAGTGCCTATAGTtagcattttccacattttatcaTGGCATGCAGTGTGGGACTATTGGTCTTGACCCAGTCTCTACACGCTCTGGTCTTGGTGGtgacttggtctcggtttaggtGGTCTCGACTACAACACTGCACCCAGCATCAAGTCAAAGACTCATGTTTAACTTTGTGATACAGGTCCAGTCTGGGAGGAAGTACATTTTCATATGAACCGTTTGTATGTTGGATTAGACTGTGTGAACTCAAGGATTtagataaatgttttttacatgtttactagtataattattgtttttatatcaaAGTGGGGCTtcataatgcaatgttttggATACTGAAACTGTACAAGAATGTATCTTCTTATATTAAAACTCCATCAACTTGATCATATTAAACTGTTGGGTTTATGATTAGAGCCGACAGGGGGCGCCAGCCCTCTGGACAGCTCCTGCTGTTGTGGGTCGCGCTGTCCGCTCCAGAGGCTTCCTGGCAGCCATGAAATCACTGCTGTCACACAATGGGCCACACAAAAGGACACAGCAGTGATGTAACCGTTGGGACTGTTTCAGTCAGGACTTAAGAACTAACCAAAGAAATCCTCCCAAGTGAGGTAATTATTCAAGTTCTAATTTTACCATGTCAGATAACACAAGGCAACGATTGTGTTCACAGCAGCGTGACACGAGCTGAGAGAAATAcaggtttgttgttgttgctgtgcaCTTCTTAAGCTTGTACgtttgtttatctttttaaaaaaaagggtcagTTCAATCAGACAATCAAACAGTTTAGTGTCATTCAGCGATGCAGTTTGAGTGCTCTGTGACGCCGTTATTTTATTTCTAGAGCTGAAAAGCTTAGTAGATA contains these protein-coding regions:
- the si:ch211-191a24.4 gene encoding MARVEL domain-containing protein 3; translated protein: MSQPSGSNRGHRDRNGDHHHRDSSHGYRRSSPDDSSSSRAPYYPREGNSPPKPKHVRQVSRVEPHESKCSQICSRRGIVLIVAVLTNSLVLICLIASQMVTSGMSAMGGMGGFDINSNFNMEGTEIQKARELDIQYSQMRAPGMYGGIPFTLILGVLSLLFAVAGNKPPHLMSRKLLYGALVFQAVGAVVLVVAVGLYLHFIVTVNSTDVCKQRERLYARNGYTWMNCSVSGADAAVALFGIITAILYAVGTALTFQTIRGVRRYLEEGKRREAEKQKGRAEAQRSPLRAETIFV